One segment of Saprospiraceae bacterium DNA contains the following:
- a CDS encoding DNA alkylation repair protein: MSPSNYYQLVRDTFREKGNPEMAQMQMAYMRNQYEFFGLKMPQWKALTKAIHQAHGLPTGDDLKTLARLCFDDDHREMHYFALLTVEKALKKQSATFIEFLEELILTRSWWDTVDWVNKLVGLHFQRFPELIKPVTERWMGSGNFWLQRVCLIFQLNYKEKTDAVLLFSYVRRLSGAKEFFIQKGAGWALRQYSKTNPDAVRQFVESTPLAPLTRREAMRLIK, from the coding sequence ATGTCTCCCAGCAACTACTACCAACTCGTCCGCGACACCTTTCGCGAAAAGGGCAACCCGGAAATGGCTCAAATGCAAATGGCCTATATGCGCAATCAATACGAGTTTTTTGGACTGAAAATGCCGCAATGGAAGGCTTTGACCAAAGCCATCCACCAAGCGCACGGCCTGCCAACGGGCGATGATTTGAAAACACTTGCCCGGCTCTGCTTCGACGACGACCACCGCGAAATGCACTACTTCGCACTGCTGACGGTGGAAAAAGCCCTCAAAAAGCAATCGGCGACGTTCATCGAATTTTTGGAGGAGCTCATACTGACCCGCTCTTGGTGGGACACCGTGGATTGGGTGAACAAACTGGTCGGCCTGCATTTCCAACGTTTTCCCGAACTCATCAAACCCGTCACCGAACGCTGGATGGGCTCGGGCAATTTCTGGCTGCAACGGGTCTGCCTGATTTTTCAATTGAACTACAAGGAAAAAACCGACGCGGTGCTATTGTTCAGCTATGTGAGGCGACTTTCGGGCGCGAAGGAGTTTTTTATCCAAAAAGGCGCAGGCTGGGCACTGCGGCAGTACTCAAAGACGAACCCCGATGCCGTGCGCCAATTTGTCGAGTCCACACCACTCGCCCCACTAACCCGACGGGAAGCCATGCGCCTCATCAAATAA
- a CDS encoding glycoside hydrolase family 3 protein produces the protein MTNLPTLLFATLLLCLIACGGESPYRDLNKNGKKDIYEDISQPTDKRVEDLLAQMSLEEKAGQMFINGAAVNKDGSIEKNPALVEGFAAMLPSAQENISTLKMSHFNLWQIPAPQVLAKWYNNLQKHAESTRLGIPVTIASDPRNHFSENIFAMAANGFSQWCETPGFAAIGDEKLVERFADIVRQEYLAVGIREALHPQIDLATEPRWPRINGNFSEDAQLTARMVTAYLKGLQTNDLRNGVACMTKHFPGGGPQNEGLDPHFPFQKGQIYPGGQFEYHLIPFEAAFQAGTAAIMPYYGIPVGQTDEDVAMAFNKTIITTLLRERFKYDGVVCTDWGLITDLKTPAFTWPARAWGVEHLSEKERVKKAIDAGVDQFGGENCPQHIIDLVKEGALTEARVDESVRRLLRQKFQLGLFDNPFVDETKVADVVGNPEFQKEADAAQRRAYTLLKNEGNILPLSKPDLKIFAPNCDSTVVARYGKVAQTPKEADIAIVRLRTPWVPVKSDIPMAQGFHHGDLDFKGNELADILSICKAVPTIVDLYLDRPAVIPEINASAKALLANYGASDAAALDVIFGKAKPEGKLPFELPSSMEAVRNQKADAPYDSKDPLYKFGFGLGY, from the coding sequence ATGACAAACCTTCCGACATTGCTTTTCGCAACACTTCTGCTCTGCCTCATCGCTTGCGGCGGCGAATCGCCCTACCGAGATTTGAATAAAAACGGCAAGAAAGACATCTACGAAGACATTTCGCAGCCGACAGACAAACGGGTGGAAGACCTTTTGGCGCAAATGAGCCTCGAAGAAAAAGCAGGGCAAATGTTCATCAATGGCGCGGCGGTCAACAAGGATGGCAGCATCGAGAAGAACCCCGCGTTAGTGGAAGGTTTCGCGGCCATGTTGCCCTCCGCGCAGGAGAACATCAGCACCCTGAAAATGTCGCATTTCAATCTGTGGCAAATTCCCGCGCCACAAGTGTTGGCAAAATGGTACAACAACCTGCAAAAACACGCCGAGAGCACTCGACTTGGCATCCCGGTGACCATTGCCAGCGACCCCCGCAATCATTTTTCGGAAAATATTTTCGCCATGGCCGCCAATGGATTTTCGCAGTGGTGCGAAACACCGGGATTTGCTGCCATCGGCGACGAAAAATTGGTGGAGCGCTTTGCCGACATCGTGCGGCAAGAGTATCTGGCGGTCGGTATCAGGGAGGCGCTGCACCCACAGATTGACCTCGCCACCGAACCCCGCTGGCCTCGCATCAACGGCAATTTCAGCGAGGATGCCCAACTGACGGCTCGCATGGTGACGGCCTACCTCAAGGGTTTGCAGACCAACGACCTGCGAAACGGCGTGGCTTGCATGACCAAACATTTCCCGGGTGGCGGGCCGCAAAACGAGGGCCTCGACCCGCATTTCCCCTTCCAAAAAGGGCAAATCTATCCGGGCGGCCAATTCGAATATCACCTCATCCCCTTCGAGGCGGCCTTTCAAGCAGGCACGGCAGCCATCATGCCCTACTACGGCATTCCCGTCGGGCAAACCGATGAGGACGTGGCGATGGCCTTCAACAAAACCATCATCACCACGCTCCTGCGCGAGCGGTTCAAATACGACGGCGTGGTCTGTACTGATTGGGGGCTGATAACCGACCTGAAAACGCCCGCTTTCACTTGGCCTGCCCGGGCATGGGGGGTGGAGCATTTGAGCGAGAAAGAGCGGGTAAAAAAAGCCATTGACGCGGGTGTTGACCAATTCGGCGGCGAAAATTGCCCACAGCACATCATTGATTTGGTGAAAGAGGGGGCGCTTACGGAAGCGCGCGTGGATGAGTCGGTGCGGCGTTTGTTGCGTCAAAAGTTCCAGTTGGGCTTGTTCGACAATCCGTTTGTGGATGAGACCAAAGTGGCCGATGTTGTCGGCAATCCTGAATTTCAGAAAGAAGCCGATGCTGCCCAGCGCAGGGCTTACACACTGTTGAAAAACGAGGGCAACATCCTTCCTTTGAGCAAACCTGATTTGAAAATTTTTGCGCCCAATTGCGATTCGACGGTAGTGGCTCGCTATGGGAAAGTGGCGCAAACGCCCAAAGAAGCCGACATTGCCATCGTTCGCCTGCGAACACCCTGGGTACCCGTCAAGTCCGACATCCCGATGGCACAGGGCTTCCATCACGGCGACCTTGATTTCAAGGGGAATGAATTGGCCGACATTCTCTCGATTTGCAAAGCCGTGCCGACCATCGTGGACTTATATCTCGACCGCCCGGCCGTTATCCCGGAAATCAACGCATCGGCCAAGGCCTTGCTTGCCAACTACGGGGCTAGCGACGCTGCCGCATTGGATGTGATTTTTGGCAAGGCCAAGCCAGAAGGCAAATTGCCCTTTGAGTTGCCATCGAGCATGGAGGCGGTGCGCAATCAAAAAGCGGATGCGCCCTACGACTCAAAGGACCCGCTCTACAAATTTGGGTTCGGATTGGGCTATTAA